In one Myotis daubentonii chromosome 1, mMyoDau2.1, whole genome shotgun sequence genomic region, the following are encoded:
- the ZSCAN29 gene encoding zinc finger and SCAN domain-containing protein 29 isoform X1, with protein MAKPTQRGSGTSSETSRQRFRKFQYHEVAGPREAFSQLWELCCRWLRPEVRTKEQIVELLVLEQFLTILPGEIQKWAQEQCPESGEEAVALVEDLEGEPGRPGRSVTVSVKGQEVRLEKMTPLKSSRELLSVRQESVEPQSRGVPKKKRARSPVLGPQEQMNPKEKLRPFHRSGFPFPKSGVVSRLEQGEPWIPDLGSKEKERPRGSLTGDKQMHADLLPSRREKSSWVDQDHWGFEDEKVAGVHWGYEETRTLLAILSQTEFYAALRNCHRNSQVYGAVAERLREYGFLRTLEQCRTKFKGLQKSYRKVKSGHPPETCPFFEEMEALMSAQVIALPSNGLEEAASHSGLASSDAETEEPGPGNWQHEEGAEEATAEESDSDEMGEKAIPQDPNNSTAPVLYRSPSGVHWGYEETKTYLAILSETQFYEALRNCHRNSQLYGAVAERLWEYGFLRTPEQCRTKFKSLQTSYRKVKNGQAAETCPFFEEMDALVSARAAAPPSDGQEEDTASCSIQETSEAETEKQAEEAEEASEEDSEDDEEDTELPPGAVLTRAPVLFQSPSGFEAGFENEENLKRDISEEVQLHRTLLARSERKICRHLNHSKGSETECRSGRHWERTPGERRGKPTLPERSLDKVLSHQRPYLGERPNKYLRYGKSFGANSHLMHHITQQVENPYKCADCGKSFSRSARLIRHQRIHTGEKPYKCLDCGKSFRDSSNFITHRRIHTGEKPYQCSECGKRFNQSSSLIIHQRTHTGEKPYQCEECGKSFNNSSHFSAHRRIHTGERPHVCPDCGKSFSKSSDLRAHHRTHTGEKPYGCQDCGKCFSKSSALNKHREIHTREKLLKQSMPK; from the exons ATGGCCAAACCCACTCAGAGAGGGAGTGGCACTAGCTCGGAGACCTCACGACAGCGCTTCAGGAAATTTCAGTACCACGAGGTAGCTGGGCCCCGGGAGGCTTTCAGCCAACTCTGGGAACTTTGCTGTCGGTGGCTAAGGCCGGAGGTGCGCACCAAGGAGCAGATTGTAGAGTTGTTGGTGCTAGAGCAGTTCCTGACCATCTTACCTGGGGAGATCCAGAAGTGGGCACAGGAGCAATGTCCGGAAAGTGGAGAGGAGGCTGTGGCTCTGGTGGAAGATTTAGAAGGAGAGCCTGGAAGACCTGGACGCTCG GTCACAGTCTCTGTGAAGGGGCAGGAAGTACGCTTGGAGAAGATGACACCCCTGAAATCATCACGAGAGTTATTAAGTGTTCGGCAGGAGTCAGTGGAACCTCAGTCCAGGGGTGTACCCAAGAAAAAGAGGGCAAGAAGCCCAGTCCTGGGACCACAGGAGCAGATGAACCCAAAGGAGAAGCTCAGACCTTTTCACAGGAGCG GATTTCCATTTCCTAAATCTGGTGTGGTCTCCAGGTTGGAGCAAGGAGAGCCTTGGATCCCAGATCTGGGCTCCAAGGAAAAGGAACGCCCAAGAGGCAGTCTCACAGGAGATAAACAAATGCATGCTGACCTGTTACCAtccaggagagagaaaagcagctGGGTGGATCAGGATCACTGGGGCTTTGAGGATGAGAAGGTGGCAGGTGTGCACTGGGGCTATGAAGAGACCAGAACTCTCCTCGCGATTCTCAGTCAGACTGAATTTTATGCGGCTCTCCGAAATTGTCATCGAAACAGCCAAGTATATGGGGCTGTGGCTGAACGGCTCCGGGAGTATGGTTTCCTCCGGACGCTGGAACAGTGTCGGACCAAGTTCAAAGGTCTCCAGAAGAGCTATAGGAAAGTCAAGAGTGGCCACCCACCTGAGACCTGCCCCTTTTTTGAAGAGATGGAAGCCCTGATGAGTGCTCAGGTCATTGCCCTGCCCAGTAATGGCCTGGAAGAGGCAGCCTCTCACTCAGGCCTGGCAAGCAGCGATGCTGAGACTGaggagccagggccagggaatTGGCAGCATGAGGAGGGAGCAGAAGAGGCCACAGCGGAAGAGTCTGACAGTGATGAAATGGGCGAGAAAGCCATCCCCCAGGACCCCAACAATTCGACTGCACCTGTCCTTTACCGAAGCCCAAGTG GTGTACACTGGGGCTACGAAGAGACGAAGACTTACCTTGCAATTCTTAGTGAGACTCAGTTTTATGAAGCCCTTCGGAACTGTCACCGCAACAGCCAGTTGTATGGAGCAGTGGCTGAGCGGTTATGGGAATATGGGTTCCTTAGGACACCAGAGCAATGTCGGACCAAGTTTAAAAGCCTGCAAACCAGCTATCGGAAAGTCAAGAATGGCCAAGCAGCAGAGACCTGTCCCTTCTTTGAAGAGATGGATGCATTGGTGAGTGCTCGGGCTGCTGCCCCACCCAGTGATGGCCAGGAAGAAGACACAGCTTCTTGCAGCATCCAGGAGACCAGTGAGGCTGAAACTGAGAAGCaagctgaggaggcagaagaggcctcagaagaagATTCTGAGGATGATGAAGAGGACACTGAGCTACCCCCGGGGGCTGTCTTGACACGTGCTCCAGTCTTATTCCAGAGCCCCAGTG GTTTTGAGGCTGGATTTGAGAATGAAGAGAATCTAAAACGGGATATTTCTGAGGAAGTACAACTACATAGGACATTACTTGCAAGGTCTGAAAGGAAAATTTGCCGGCATCTTAATCACAGTAAAGGCAGTGAGACTGAATGTAGATCAGGAAGACACTGGGAAAGGACCccaggagaaagaagaggaaaacccACACTCCCAGAGAGAAGTTTGGATAAAGTTTTAAGTCATCAGAGACCTTACTTGGGAGAGAGACCCAATAAATATCTTAGATATGGCAAAAGCTTTGGTGCAAACTCCCATCTCATGCATCATATAACCCAACAAGTGGAAAATCCATATAAATGTGCTGACTGTGGGAAAAGCTTCAGTCGGAGTGCACGCCTCATTAGACACCAGAGaatccacactggagagaaaccttataagTGTCTTGACTGTGGGAAAAGTTTCCGTGACAGTTCAAATTTCATCACCCATAGGAGAatccacacaggagagaaaccataTCAATGTAGTGAGTGTGGAAAACGTTTCAATCAGAGCTCAAGCCTTATAATTCACCAGAGAAcccacacaggagaaaagccctATCAATGTGAAGAGTGTGGAAAAAGCTTCAATAACAGTTCTCATTTTAGTGCACATCGGAGGATACACACAGGAGAGAGACCCCATGTGTGTCCTGACTGTGGAAAGAGTTTCAGTAAGAGTTCTGATTTGCGTGCACATCATAGAacccacacaggagagaaaccctatgggTGTCAGGATTGTGGCAAGTGCTTCAGTAAAAGCTCTGCTCTGAATAAGCACAGAGAAATTCATACACGAGAAAAACTTCTGAAACAATCAATGCCTAAGTAA
- the ZSCAN29 gene encoding zinc finger and SCAN domain-containing protein 29 isoform X2 — protein sequence MSGKWRGGCGSGGRFRRRAWKTWTLGHSLCEGAGSTLGEDDTPEIITRVIKCSAGVSGTSVQGCTQEKEGKKPSPGTTGADEPKGEAQTFSQERLEQGEPWIPDLGSKEKERPRGSLTGDKQMHADLLPSRREKSSWVDQDHWGFEDEKVAGVHWGYEETRTLLAILSQTEFYAALRNCHRNSQVYGAVAERLREYGFLRTLEQCRTKFKGLQKSYRKVKSGHPPETCPFFEEMEALMSAQVIALPSNGLEEAASHSGLASSDAETEEPGPGNWQHEEGAEEATAEESDSDEMGEKAIPQDPNNSTAPVLYRSPSGVHWGYEETKTYLAILSETQFYEALRNCHRNSQLYGAVAERLWEYGFLRTPEQCRTKFKSLQTSYRKVKNGQAAETCPFFEEMDALVSARAAAPPSDGQEEDTASCSIQETSEAETEKQAEEAEEASEEDSEDDEEDTELPPGAVLTRAPVLFQSPSGFEAGFENEENLKRDISEEVQLHRTLLARSERKICRHLNHSKGSETECRSGRHWERTPGERRGKPTLPERSLDKVLSHQRPYLGERPNKYLRYGKSFGANSHLMHHITQQVENPYKCADCGKSFSRSARLIRHQRIHTGEKPYKCLDCGKSFRDSSNFITHRRIHTGEKPYQCSECGKRFNQSSSLIIHQRTHTGEKPYQCEECGKSFNNSSHFSAHRRIHTGERPHVCPDCGKSFSKSSDLRAHHRTHTGEKPYGCQDCGKCFSKSSALNKHREIHTREKLLKQSMPK from the exons ATGTCCGGAAAGTGGAGAGGAGGCTGTGGCTCTGGTGGAAGATTTAGAAGGAGAGCCTGGAAGACCTGGACGCTCG GTCACAGTCTCTGTGAAGGGGCAGGAAGTACGCTTGGAGAAGATGACACCCCTGAAATCATCACGAGAGTTATTAAGTGTTCGGCAGGAGTCAGTGGAACCTCAGTCCAGGGGTGTACCCAAGAAAAAGAGGGCAAGAAGCCCAGTCCTGGGACCACAGGAGCAGATGAACCCAAAGGAGAAGCTCAGACCTTTTCACAGGAGCG GTTGGAGCAAGGAGAGCCTTGGATCCCAGATCTGGGCTCCAAGGAAAAGGAACGCCCAAGAGGCAGTCTCACAGGAGATAAACAAATGCATGCTGACCTGTTACCAtccaggagagagaaaagcagctGGGTGGATCAGGATCACTGGGGCTTTGAGGATGAGAAGGTGGCAGGTGTGCACTGGGGCTATGAAGAGACCAGAACTCTCCTCGCGATTCTCAGTCAGACTGAATTTTATGCGGCTCTCCGAAATTGTCATCGAAACAGCCAAGTATATGGGGCTGTGGCTGAACGGCTCCGGGAGTATGGTTTCCTCCGGACGCTGGAACAGTGTCGGACCAAGTTCAAAGGTCTCCAGAAGAGCTATAGGAAAGTCAAGAGTGGCCACCCACCTGAGACCTGCCCCTTTTTTGAAGAGATGGAAGCCCTGATGAGTGCTCAGGTCATTGCCCTGCCCAGTAATGGCCTGGAAGAGGCAGCCTCTCACTCAGGCCTGGCAAGCAGCGATGCTGAGACTGaggagccagggccagggaatTGGCAGCATGAGGAGGGAGCAGAAGAGGCCACAGCGGAAGAGTCTGACAGTGATGAAATGGGCGAGAAAGCCATCCCCCAGGACCCCAACAATTCGACTGCACCTGTCCTTTACCGAAGCCCAAGTG GTGTACACTGGGGCTACGAAGAGACGAAGACTTACCTTGCAATTCTTAGTGAGACTCAGTTTTATGAAGCCCTTCGGAACTGTCACCGCAACAGCCAGTTGTATGGAGCAGTGGCTGAGCGGTTATGGGAATATGGGTTCCTTAGGACACCAGAGCAATGTCGGACCAAGTTTAAAAGCCTGCAAACCAGCTATCGGAAAGTCAAGAATGGCCAAGCAGCAGAGACCTGTCCCTTCTTTGAAGAGATGGATGCATTGGTGAGTGCTCGGGCTGCTGCCCCACCCAGTGATGGCCAGGAAGAAGACACAGCTTCTTGCAGCATCCAGGAGACCAGTGAGGCTGAAACTGAGAAGCaagctgaggaggcagaagaggcctcagaagaagATTCTGAGGATGATGAAGAGGACACTGAGCTACCCCCGGGGGCTGTCTTGACACGTGCTCCAGTCTTATTCCAGAGCCCCAGTG GTTTTGAGGCTGGATTTGAGAATGAAGAGAATCTAAAACGGGATATTTCTGAGGAAGTACAACTACATAGGACATTACTTGCAAGGTCTGAAAGGAAAATTTGCCGGCATCTTAATCACAGTAAAGGCAGTGAGACTGAATGTAGATCAGGAAGACACTGGGAAAGGACCccaggagaaagaagaggaaaacccACACTCCCAGAGAGAAGTTTGGATAAAGTTTTAAGTCATCAGAGACCTTACTTGGGAGAGAGACCCAATAAATATCTTAGATATGGCAAAAGCTTTGGTGCAAACTCCCATCTCATGCATCATATAACCCAACAAGTGGAAAATCCATATAAATGTGCTGACTGTGGGAAAAGCTTCAGTCGGAGTGCACGCCTCATTAGACACCAGAGaatccacactggagagaaaccttataagTGTCTTGACTGTGGGAAAAGTTTCCGTGACAGTTCAAATTTCATCACCCATAGGAGAatccacacaggagagaaaccataTCAATGTAGTGAGTGTGGAAAACGTTTCAATCAGAGCTCAAGCCTTATAATTCACCAGAGAAcccacacaggagaaaagccctATCAATGTGAAGAGTGTGGAAAAAGCTTCAATAACAGTTCTCATTTTAGTGCACATCGGAGGATACACACAGGAGAGAGACCCCATGTGTGTCCTGACTGTGGAAAGAGTTTCAGTAAGAGTTCTGATTTGCGTGCACATCATAGAacccacacaggagagaaaccctatgggTGTCAGGATTGTGGCAAGTGCTTCAGTAAAAGCTCTGCTCTGAATAAGCACAGAGAAATTCATACACGAGAAAAACTTCTGAAACAATCAATGCCTAAGTAA